The Thalassoroseus pseudoceratinae genome has a segment encoding these proteins:
- the tssE gene encoding type VI secretion system baseplate subunit TssE → MEFTHSQARSALQPSLIDRLRDDQPHKTTEAPAQPAFDPDQIRARVRTDWATLLGTVHLHATTDLDAYPELQSSVLNYGMLDLTGSRAASLTIEKLARQIRDSLLTFDPRIAPESLKVTVQRDHESYDTTALRVTIQADLIGWSAPVTIDFQSKVDLETGRLGHLPAGNYERGLR, encoded by the coding sequence ATGGAATTCACACATTCACAGGCTCGGTCCGCGTTGCAGCCGTCGTTGATTGATCGGCTCCGCGATGATCAGCCGCACAAGACCACTGAAGCCCCCGCACAACCGGCGTTCGATCCGGACCAAATCCGTGCGCGTGTGCGAACCGACTGGGCGACGTTGCTCGGCACCGTTCATCTGCACGCCACCACCGATCTCGACGCCTATCCCGAATTGCAAAGCAGCGTGCTCAATTACGGTATGCTGGATCTGACAGGTTCGCGAGCCGCGAGTTTAACCATCGAAAAACTCGCTCGCCAAATCCGTGATTCGCTGCTGACGTTCGATCCACGAATTGCACCGGAATCGCTGAAAGTCACGGTGCAACGGGATCACGAATCCTACGATACCACAGCACTCCGCGTGACGATTCAGGCCGATCTCATCGGTTGGTCGGCTCCGGTGACGATCGACTTTCAATCCAAAGTGGATCTCGAAACCGGGCGTCTGGGTCATCTCCCGGCTGGAAACTACGAGCGAGGCCTTCGATGA
- the tssF gene encoding type VI secretion system baseplate subunit TssF, with product MNAELLGLYNQELRHLRLMGGEFARDYPKIAGRLGLDQFQCADPYVERLLEGFAFLSARVQHKINSEYPQFTQHLLDVIYPEYLAPVPSTTIVHFTPDPTRKLAQGIPLPRGTVMRAPETQAGGTRCEFRTAHDVTLWPLEIGAAEYAPRGGFADQLPVTNGVQAVLRLQLNTIDGGSFERLNLDRLPIFLKGNSHALLLEQLCANAIGVVVRPVQTAKPIQPIPATTANTSEVILPPSAISLPGMEDENALLPQRENAFSGFRLLREYFACPERFHFFELDGLEQAVESCAATQLEVLFLFDQFQSSLERSIRQDDFSLFCTPAINLFSKRPGRIHLNHGQTEHHLIPDRMRPLDYEVYAVQKVTGIGSREDIVQEFLPFYSADQSRLDSPQDAYFSVRRRLRQNSHIANATRKPHRKGSEVFLSLVDANEAPYSSDIQTLSVETLCTNRHLCDELPIGTRTMELTLDQYAPILSVRCVHGPTSAQDSLALANPELGWRLINHLSMNHLALTSHDPQRNANVLRDTLALYGDVSLPAVQKQIRGITALETESVTERLPLPGPLAFGRGSRLTVTCDEESFVGASAFLLTAVLEQFFTRLSSINSFTQTVLKTHQRGEVMRWAPRIGQRPTL from the coding sequence ATGAACGCGGAACTGCTCGGTTTGTACAATCAGGAGTTGCGTCATCTTCGCCTGATGGGTGGCGAGTTTGCCCGCGACTATCCCAAGATTGCCGGTCGACTCGGGTTGGATCAATTTCAGTGTGCCGATCCGTATGTCGAGCGGTTACTCGAAGGGTTCGCCTTCCTGTCGGCTCGCGTGCAGCACAAAATCAATTCGGAATACCCACAGTTCACGCAGCATTTGCTGGACGTGATCTATCCCGAATACTTGGCACCGGTTCCGTCCACCACGATCGTACACTTCACACCGGACCCAACGCGAAAACTCGCGCAGGGAATTCCATTGCCACGGGGCACGGTGATGCGTGCTCCGGAAACCCAGGCCGGTGGCACGCGGTGCGAGTTTCGGACGGCTCATGATGTCACGCTGTGGCCGCTCGAAATTGGGGCGGCCGAGTACGCTCCACGCGGCGGGTTTGCGGACCAACTCCCCGTGACGAACGGCGTGCAAGCGGTCCTCCGACTTCAACTCAACACGATCGACGGCGGTTCCTTCGAACGATTAAATTTGGATCGTCTGCCAATTTTTCTCAAAGGGAACAGCCACGCTCTGCTCTTGGAACAGCTTTGTGCGAATGCCATTGGCGTCGTCGTTCGTCCCGTTCAGACGGCAAAACCAATCCAGCCGATTCCGGCTACAACGGCGAACACATCCGAAGTGATTCTGCCGCCGTCCGCCATTTCGCTGCCAGGAATGGAAGACGAAAACGCCCTGTTACCACAACGCGAAAACGCATTCTCCGGTTTCCGTCTGCTCCGCGAATACTTCGCTTGCCCCGAGCGGTTTCATTTCTTCGAACTCGACGGCTTGGAACAAGCAGTCGAGTCGTGTGCGGCCACGCAGCTTGAGGTCCTGTTTCTGTTCGATCAATTTCAGTCATCGCTGGAACGGTCGATTCGTCAGGACGATTTCAGTTTGTTCTGCACGCCCGCAATCAATCTGTTCTCCAAGCGACCGGGACGAATTCACCTCAATCACGGACAGACCGAACACCATCTCATTCCCGACCGCATGCGGCCACTCGATTACGAAGTGTACGCGGTGCAAAAAGTGACCGGCATTGGCAGTCGTGAAGATATCGTGCAGGAATTCTTGCCGTTTTATTCCGCTGATCAAAGCCGATTGGACTCACCGCAAGACGCGTATTTTTCCGTGCGTCGGCGGCTGCGGCAAAACTCGCATATTGCCAATGCGACGCGGAAACCACATCGGAAAGGCTCCGAAGTTTTCCTCTCTCTCGTCGATGCCAACGAGGCTCCGTACTCGTCCGACATCCAAACGCTTTCGGTCGAAACGCTGTGCACAAATCGGCATCTCTGTGATGAATTGCCGATCGGAACACGCACGATGGAACTCACGCTCGATCAATACGCTCCGATTCTTTCCGTGCGCTGCGTGCACGGTCCGACATCGGCTCAGGATTCGTTGGCACTTGCCAATCCGGAGTTGGGTTGGCGATTGATCAATCATCTTTCGATGAACCACTTGGCGTTGACCAGTCACGATCCCCAACGAAATGCGAACGTCCTGCGAGACACGTTGGCTTTGTACGGTGACGTTTCGCTTCCAGCCGTTCAAAAGCAGATTCGTGGCATCACCGCGTTGGAGACAGAATCCGTTACAGAACGTCTTCCGCTGCCGGGCCCGTTGGCTTTCGGACGCGGTTCGCGATTGACCGTGACTTGTGATGAGGAAAGTTTCGTCGGTGCGAGTGCGTTCTTGTTGACCGCCGTCTTGGAACAATTCTTCACGCGGCTGAGTTCGATCAATTCGTTCACGCAAACCGTCTTGAAGACTCATCAACGAGGGGAGGTGATGCGATGGGCTCCACGCATCGGCCAACGACCGACCCTGTAA
- a CDS encoding Hcp family type VI secretion system effector — translation MAVDMFLKLDGVPGEARDSAHEKEIDIHTYKWSVEQLGDFSHGFGGGVGRVNINKLMCVKSVDASSAMLTKCCVNGRHIPTGKLTVRKAGGEKQVEYVIYEFEKIIVTSVEVSVDQKSEGIDEVVHLSFQKVTFKYQEQGDDGAKLGGEKEFSYDVATNLVA, via the coding sequence ATGGCCGTTGATATGTTTCTGAAGCTCGATGGCGTTCCTGGTGAAGCTCGGGACAGCGCGCACGAGAAAGAGATCGACATCCACACTTACAAATGGAGCGTCGAGCAACTGGGCGACTTCTCTCACGGTTTCGGCGGTGGCGTCGGTCGTGTGAACATCAACAAACTGATGTGCGTCAAGTCGGTCGATGCGTCTTCCGCGATGCTCACCAAGTGCTGCGTCAACGGACGTCACATCCCGACCGGCAAACTCACCGTCCGCAAAGCCGGTGGTGAGAAGCAAGTCGAGTACGTGATCTACGAATTCGAAAAGATCATCGTCACCAGCGTCGAAGTCAGCGTGGATCAAAAATCCGAAGGCATCGACGAAGTCGTTCACTTGTCGTTCCAGAAAGTCACCTTTAAATACCAAGAACAAGGCGACGACGGAGCGAAACTTGGCGGCGAGAAAGAGTTCAGCTACGACGTGGCGACCAACCTCGTTGCGTAG
- the tssA gene encoding type VI secretion system protein TssA: MSPWIDELTPLKNPISQSDPSGPNLEYDEQFGDMERAAYGRKEQEFGDTLIEAEAPDWKSLRSLSLELCQRTHDLRVGVRLAESLVNLEGLHPLPAALDLLADWIETEWDTLHPTLDPDDDNDPTIRINAFADLTHPERMLTTIETAPLVEAVGHRPVCLRELISSQSSEASSTDARSAAEIDAVFLACDRDELQTMQQTARESLASLDRLEDRLAQRVGSVSTPEFGPLRRMLQRIESSLIEFDGKRGPVANADCESNNEDCTAESPASASEHNVPQAPKHIASPATISSRQEVVTALRRICEYYQRHEPSSPVPLLLQRAERLATMSFFDILQDMASAGLPQAEEVCGTRSHSE; encoded by the coding sequence ATGTCTCCGTGGATTGATGAACTCACACCGCTCAAAAATCCGATCTCGCAAAGCGACCCCAGCGGTCCGAACTTGGAATACGACGAACAGTTCGGCGACATGGAACGGGCGGCGTACGGTCGCAAAGAACAAGAATTCGGTGACACGCTGATCGAGGCGGAAGCGCCGGATTGGAAGTCGCTCCGATCCTTGAGTCTCGAACTCTGTCAGCGAACGCACGATTTGCGAGTGGGGGTGCGGTTGGCGGAATCCTTGGTGAATCTCGAAGGACTCCATCCGCTCCCGGCCGCATTGGATCTGTTAGCCGACTGGATCGAAACCGAGTGGGACACACTCCACCCGACGCTGGACCCGGACGACGACAACGACCCCACGATCCGCATCAACGCCTTCGCCGATTTGACTCATCCCGAGCGGATGCTGACCACAATCGAAACGGCTCCACTTGTCGAGGCGGTTGGCCATCGGCCGGTGTGCCTGCGGGAGTTGATCAGCAGTCAATCGTCCGAGGCAAGCAGTACCGATGCCCGGTCGGCAGCCGAAATTGACGCCGTGTTCCTTGCCTGCGATCGCGACGAACTTCAAACGATGCAGCAAACGGCACGCGAAAGTTTGGCGTCGCTCGATCGGCTTGAAGACCGTCTCGCACAGCGAGTCGGGTCGGTGAGCACGCCGGAGTTTGGTCCGCTGCGTCGAATGTTACAACGCATCGAAAGTTCCCTCATCGAGTTCGACGGGAAACGCGGACCGGTCGCGAATGCCGATTGCGAATCGAACAACGAAGATTGCACAGCCGAATCGCCTGCATCGGCGAGCGAACACAACGTTCCCCAGGCCCCGAAACACATTGCCAGTCCCGCCACGATTTCGTCGCGGCAAGAGGTCGTCACGGCATTGCGACGGATCTGCGAATACTACCAACGACACGAACCGTCCAGCCCGGTCCCTTTGTTACTGCAACGTGCGGAGCGGCTGGCGACGATGAGTTTCTTCGACATTTTGCAAGACATGGCCTCCGCAGGCTTGCCGCAAGCGGAGGAAGTGTGCGGCACGCGAAGTCACTCCGAGTAA
- the tssB gene encoding type VI secretion system contractile sheath small subunit produces MPESSQKFLARNRAPRVQIEYDVETYGAEKTVQLPFVMGVLADLSGQPEEPLAPVSERKALEIDCDNFDERLKAAAPHVSVRVPNTLTDEDGELSVSLNFESMDDFSPAAVATKVEPLSKLMEARQQLSSLLTYMDGKVGAENLMNRVLTNPELLKSLAEAADSSADADAQKEEN; encoded by the coding sequence TTGCCGGAAAGCAGCCAAAAGTTCCTCGCGCGGAATCGAGCCCCGCGAGTGCAAATTGAATACGATGTGGAAACCTATGGTGCCGAGAAAACGGTGCAACTCCCATTCGTGATGGGTGTGCTCGCCGATCTTTCCGGCCAACCGGAAGAACCTTTGGCTCCGGTGAGCGAGCGAAAGGCATTGGAGATCGACTGCGATAACTTCGATGAACGACTCAAAGCCGCCGCTCCTCATGTGAGCGTGCGTGTGCCGAACACACTGACCGACGAAGACGGCGAACTGTCGGTGAGTCTGAACTTCGAAAGCATGGACGACTTCTCTCCCGCCGCGGTCGCGACCAAAGTCGAACCGCTGAGCAAACTGATGGAAGCCCGTCAGCAGTTGTCCAGCTTGCTGACCTACATGGACGGCAAAGTTGGTGCGGAAAACTTGATGAACCGCGTGCTGACAAATCCTGAATTGCTCAAATCCCTGGCGGAAGCGGCTGACAGCTCTGCCGATGCAGACGCCCAGAAAGAGGAGAACTAA
- the tssC gene encoding type VI secretion system contractile sheath large subunit — protein sequence MSDTATAVADPLTESPTADALSVVLEQEFKPRSEQARDLVESAVQTLAVQALADEELVSEDVVRTIEAMIAAIDKKLTEQVNHIIHHPDFQKLEGTWRGLSHLVNNTETSEMLKIRVFNISKTELHKTLKKFKGTAWDQSPIFKKVYEEEYGQFGGEPYGCLVGDYFFDHNPPDVELLGELSKVCAASHTPFIGGADPGLMQMDSWQELANPRDLTKIFQTAEYAGWRSLREADDARYIGLAMPRFLARQSYGALSNPVDEFDFEEDTASATHEKFTWANSAFAMAANITRSFALYGWCSRIRGIESGGAVEGLPVHVFPTDDGGVDMKCPTEIAISDRREAELAKNGMIPLVFKKNSDFAAFIGAQSLHKPAEYDDPAATANANLGARLPYIFATARFAHYLKCIVRDKVGSFKERADMEQWLQSWILNYVDGDPANSSEIVKAKKPLADAKVVVEDVPGNPGYYTSRIYLRPHYQLEGLTVSLRLVSRLPAG from the coding sequence ATGTCTGATACCGCAACCGCAGTTGCCGATCCGTTGACAGAATCCCCCACCGCCGATGCTTTGTCGGTCGTATTGGAGCAGGAATTCAAACCACGCAGTGAACAAGCTCGCGATCTCGTTGAATCCGCCGTGCAAACGCTCGCCGTTCAAGCACTCGCCGACGAGGAATTGGTTTCCGAAGACGTCGTCCGCACGATCGAAGCCATGATCGCCGCGATCGACAAAAAGTTGACCGAGCAAGTCAACCACATCATTCATCACCCGGACTTCCAGAAACTGGAAGGCACGTGGCGTGGTTTGTCGCACTTGGTGAACAACACCGAAACCAGCGAAATGCTGAAGATTCGCGTCTTCAACATCTCCAAGACCGAGCTGCACAAAACGCTCAAGAAATTCAAAGGCACCGCTTGGGATCAAAGCCCGATCTTCAAGAAGGTCTACGAAGAAGAATACGGCCAGTTCGGCGGCGAACCGTACGGATGCTTGGTCGGCGATTACTTCTTTGACCACAACCCGCCAGACGTGGAACTGCTCGGCGAGTTGTCCAAAGTGTGTGCGGCGAGCCACACCCCGTTCATCGGCGGAGCCGACCCCGGCTTGATGCAAATGGACTCTTGGCAAGAGTTGGCGAATCCTCGCGATTTGACCAAAATCTTCCAAACCGCCGAATACGCTGGTTGGCGTTCGCTGCGGGAAGCCGACGATGCTCGCTACATCGGTTTGGCCATGCCGCGATTCCTCGCTCGTCAGTCTTACGGTGCGTTGTCGAACCCGGTCGATGAATTCGACTTCGAAGAAGACACCGCTAGTGCAACTCACGAGAAGTTCACCTGGGCGAACAGCGCGTTCGCGATGGCCGCGAACATCACCCGCAGCTTCGCGTTGTACGGTTGGTGCTCACGAATCCGCGGGATTGAATCGGGTGGTGCCGTCGAAGGCTTGCCGGTTCACGTCTTCCCGACGGACGACGGTGGCGTCGACATGAAATGCCCGACGGAAATCGCGATCAGCGATCGTCGCGAAGCCGAGTTGGCCAAGAACGGCATGATTCCGTTGGTCTTCAAAAAGAACTCCGACTTCGCCGCCTTCATTGGCGCTCAGTCGTTGCACAAGCCAGCCGAGTATGACGATCCCGCCGCGACCGCCAATGCGAATCTCGGGGCTCGATTGCCGTACATCTTTGCGACCGCTCGGTTCGCTCACTACCTCAAGTGCATCGTTCGCGACAAAGTGGGTTCGTTCAAAGAACGAGCCGACATGGAGCAATGGTTGCAGTCGTGGATTCTCAACTACGTGGACGGCGATCCCGCCAACTCCTCGGAAATCGTCAAAGCGAAGAAACCTCTCGCTGACGCCAAAGTGGTTGTGGAAGACGTGCCAGGCAATCCGGGTTACTACACCTCCCGCATCTACTTGCGTCCGCACTACCAGTTGGAAGGCCTCACGGTTTCGCTCCGACTCGTCTCACGATTGCCCGCCGGCTGA